In a single window of the Catalinimonas alkaloidigena genome:
- a CDS encoding NAD(P)/FAD-dependent oxidoreductase: MSDASHDNLFDVAVIGGGLAGLSLAIQMADQGARAIVFEKQTYPFHKVCGEYVSMESWDFLKRLGLPLDTWELPRITRLNISSASGNTLSRELPLGGFGVSRHRLDHALAELARTRGVTVLESCRVDDVSYVEDYLTIETGLGTFRARVVAGAFGKRSNLDRKLKRQYQATVHAPEVNYVGVKYHVEADIPPDLIELHSFRDGYCGISRIEEGKSCMCYLTAAHNLREFRGNIRKMEENVLAQNPFLSEYFHKNRFLFPEPVTVSQVRIGSKPAVDNHIMMIGDAAGFVAPLSGNGMSMALRSAYLLSGPLQEFLDGRINRMQLEHQHATMWRRHFGMRIRFSRYLQRILGRECLTETAISALNLFPFAVKPMVRMTHGRPF; encoded by the coding sequence ATGAGTGACGCTTCGCACGACAATCTGTTCGATGTCGCCGTGATCGGGGGCGGGCTGGCGGGCCTTTCGCTCGCGATTCAGATGGCCGACCAGGGCGCGCGCGCCATCGTTTTCGAAAAACAGACGTACCCGTTCCACAAAGTGTGCGGCGAATACGTTTCGATGGAGTCGTGGGATTTTCTGAAACGGCTGGGCCTGCCGCTCGATACGTGGGAGTTGCCCCGCATTACCCGCCTGAACATCTCGTCGGCCAGTGGCAATACGCTGAGCCGCGAACTGCCCCTCGGAGGCTTTGGTGTCAGCCGCCATCGCCTGGACCATGCGCTGGCCGAACTGGCGCGGACGCGCGGCGTAACGGTGCTGGAAAGTTGCCGTGTCGACGACGTCAGCTACGTCGAAGACTACCTGACCATCGAAACCGGGCTGGGTACCTTTCGGGCACGCGTGGTGGCCGGTGCGTTTGGCAAACGCTCCAACCTGGACCGGAAACTAAAGCGACAGTATCAGGCCACGGTCCACGCCCCGGAAGTCAATTACGTGGGCGTGAAGTACCACGTGGAAGCCGACATCCCCCCCGACTTAATCGAGCTGCACAGCTTCCGCGATGGCTATTGCGGCATTTCGCGCATCGAAGAGGGCAAAAGCTGCATGTGTTACCTGACGGCTGCCCACAACCTCCGCGAGTTTCGGGGGAACATTCGGAAGATGGAGGAAAATGTGCTGGCGCAAAACCCGTTTCTGAGCGAATACTTCCACAAAAATCGTTTCCTTTTTCCTGAGCCCGTCACCGTTTCGCAGGTGCGGATCGGCAGCAAACCTGCGGTCGACAACCACATCATGATGATCGGCGATGCGGCCGGTTTCGTGGCGCCGCTCAGCGGCAACGGCATGAGCATGGCCCTGCGGTCAGCCTACCTGCTCAGCGGACCGTTGCAGGAATTTCTGGACGGCCGCATCAACCGCATGCAGTTGGAGCACCAGCACGCTACCATGTGGCGGCGGCATTTCGGGATGCGCATCCGCTTTTCGCGCTACCTGCAACGCATTCTGGGCCGCGAGTGCCTCACCGAAACGGCCATCAGCGCCCTCAACCTATTCCCCTTCGCCGTCAAGCCCATGGTCCGCATGACCCACGGCCGGCCTTTTTGA